The window ATTAAAAAATCGTATTTTGAAAAGAAGCAGGCATGAATAGTATTTTCCGTACATTATCCTCCTTGATGCTGTTATGTGGAACGTTTATTTTGTTTCCGCAGCTGACGGATGCAGGAGAGACGCCTGATTCTCCGCTTAGTATGACCATAAATATGGGGGACTTGAGTAAACCAAAGGAACTGGTCAGTGTTGTAAAGATATTTCTGCTGATGACATCATTAACCATTCTGCCGGGTTTATTGCTGGTTATGACCTCCTTTACTCGAATTATTATTGTATTGTCATTTGCAAGAAGGGCATTGTCTTTCCAGCAGATGCCGCCTAATCAGATATTAATAGGTATGGCACTTTTTATCACGTATTTTGTTATGGCGCCGGTTTTTACACAGATCAATGATAATGCCATTCAACCGTTTATAAAGGAAGAAATTCAGCAAAAAGAGGCACTTGACATTGGCTTGGGTTCCCTGAGGATCTTTATGTCCAGGCAAACGAGAGAAAAGGATATTGCACTGTTTTATAATATTTCCAAAATGGACAGACCGAGCTCTCTTGAAGCTGTTCCTACGCACATTTTAATACCAGCTTTTGTTTTAAGTGAATTAAAGACGGCCTTTCAAATGGGATTTGTTGTCTATTTGCCTTTTATTGTGATAGATCTGGTTGTAGCAAGCGTCTTAACCTCAATGGGTATGTTTATGCTTCCTCCGATGATGATTTCTGTACCATTTAAGGTTGTTTTATTTGTACTTGTTGACGGCTGGCATTTGGTTATTCAGTCGTTAGTATCGAGTATCAGATAGGCAGGAACCGGGTATTTATCAACTTATCTTTCCGGGAAATGAAAAGCGAGTATGGGACAGGATATTGTAATAGATCTTGGTAGGCAAACGTTATGGATTACCTTGTTGTTAATCGGACCACTTATTGGGACGGCACTTGTGATCGGTCTCTTGGTAGGAATCTTTCAGGCGGCGACAAGTATTCAAGAACAGACGCTTACATTTTTGCCGAAACTTTTTGGGGTCATAGGGGTCTTTGTTTTTGCGATGCCCTGGTTCCTTGAAAAATTATTGGCATTTACTTCTGCACTGTTGAGAAATCTTTTTAATTACTCTTTCTGAAATATAATGCTCATAAACCTGATAAATATTCTTCCCTTGTTTACGATAGTCCTGTTCAGGACGGCAAGTATGCTCTTTTTTTCTCCAATCTTTAATCAGGTAAGTATGCCCATAATGGTGAAGATAGGCCTTGCAGTCGTTGTTTCAATTGTTATTTTTCCTGTTGTGGACAGTACAGGCTTTATGCTTCCGGGAAGTCTGATTGCCTTTATCTTAATCATTTTCAAGGAGATTGCAATTGGTTTTGTGATTGGGTATGGAGCTACGTTGATGTTCGGGGCATTTGTTGTTGCAGGTGATTTGATAAGTGGTGAGATCGGTTTGCAGATGGCAGAAATGTCTGATCCAATGTTTGGTGGAGAGGTAAACCAAATTTCTCAACTGATCCAGATGCTTGGATTCCTCCTCCTTCTGGCAATAAATGGGCACTACTGGGTAATCAATGCATTGTCCTTAAGCTATAAAACTGTACCCATAACTGAATTTTTTTGGTCTGGTGCAACGATGAGCAAGATTTTAATGTTATTTCAGGGTGTATTTATTTCTGCAATAAAACTGGCAGCACCTCTCATGATTATCATGTCACTCATCGTTGTTGTAACGGGAATCATAAGCAGGGCAACTCCGGAGATAGGTATACTCATGATTATTTTTCCTTTAAAGATTCTTGTCGGAATTTTGATACTTGCGGTTACCTTTCCTTTCATGGTTCGTACAATGGAACATTTACTGAATGCACTTCGCAAAGACCTGTTTGGTCTGGTAGGGGGTATGTGATACATGGCATCCTTTGAAGAAAAAACAGAAGCAGCAACACCCAAACGGTTGCGAGATGCACGAAGCAAAGGAAATGTGGCGAAGAGTCAGGATTTTAATACAGCAACAATACTGCTGTCCGGTATTTTAATTGTGTATTATTTAGGAGGTTCAATGATGGGCTATATGAAAGATACCATGAGCTCACTTTTAGGTAATATCTTTTATGAAACATTTGATACGAGCACATTACAAACCTTAATGATAGACGTGTCGAGCAGGAATGTTAAAGGTGTGCTTCCAGTTCTCGGAGGAATTATGATAGTTGGTGTAATAAGCTCATTTGCACAGGTTGGTGTGAATTATAGTCCAAAGGCGCTGATCCCGAATTTTAAAAAATTTAATCCCGTTACTGGTATTAAGAACATTGTATCAAAGAGATCTCTGGTTAAATTGGCAATGTCTCTTGTGAAAATAAGCATAATGGGAGGAGTTGCATATATATCGATCAGAAAAGACCTAGACCCCTTGATGGAATTGGTAAGTATGAGGATAGAAGGTATTTTTCAATCAGCATCGAGTTTGATTTTTGCAATGACACTGAAAATAACCATCATCCTGCTCATACTCTCTCTTATTGATTTCCTGTACCAGAGATGGCAGCATGCAAAAGATCAGAGAATGACAAAAACTGAGGTGAAACAAGAGTCAAAACAGTCAGAAGGTGATCCATTAATAAAGTCCAGGATCAAGAGTGCACAACGCGAGATGTCAAATAAGAGAATGATGAATGCGATTCCCGAAGCGGACGTCATTGTTACCAATCCTACTCATTATGCAGTTGCACTCAAGTATAAGGCAGACACAATGAACGCACCGACAGTTATTGCAAAGGGTGTAGATTTTCTGGCATTGAAGATAATTGAGATTGCAAAGAAAAATGATGTACCTACAGTTGAAGATAAAATTCTGGCACGAATATTATATAGTACGGTGGAAATTGAACAGGAAATTCCTCCAGATTTGTTCCAGGCAGTGGCGAAAGTTCTCTCATATGTTTATCAATTACGTAATATGATAGGAAGGTAAATTACAACGAGAGGGTTAGAAAAGAATGCGCAGAAAGGAATTCAATGAAAACGGTATTACCATGAATGCGATATTCAAGCATAGTGAATATGGTCTGGCTATTGGTGTGGTATGTATACTTATTGTCCTCATCATTCCTCTGCCAACATTTTTGCTCGATATATTACTAACGGTGAATATTTCACTCTCTTTTCTCGTGCTTCTTGTTTCATTGCACGTAAAAAAGGCTCTTGAAATTTCATCATTTCCATCACTGCTGCTATTTCTCACCCTTTTTCGTCTCGCCTTAAATGTGGCTTCAACACGACTTATTCTTATGAATGGTGATGCTGGAGGCGTGATAGCATCTTTTGGTAATTTTGTCGTCGGTGGGAATGTAGTAATTGGAATGGTGATCTTTCTGATATTGACAGTTATTCAATTTGTTGTAATCACGAAGGGCGCTACGAGAGTTGCAGAAGTTGCCGCCAGATTTACTTTGGATGCAATGCCTGGAAAGCAGATGAGTATCGATGCTGACCTGAATTCCGGGGTGATTACTGAACACGAGGCCAGGGAAAGAAGAGAGGATATAGCACACGAGGCAGAATTTTATGGTTCCATGGATGGTGCTGGTAAGTTTGTAAGCGGTGATGCTATTGCAGGTATTATCATTACGCTTGTAAACATTGCAGGAGGTATGATAATTGGAGGATTTATGCAGGGGATGAGAATTTCAGATTCGTTGTCTACCTATACAATACTCACTGTCGGAGATGGACTGGTTTCTCAAATCCCTTCTCTCTTGAATGCTACCTCTGCAGCCCTCCTTATTACGAAAGCTTCTTCAAAGGCAAACCTGGGAAATGAATTGTCTAAACAGCTTCTGACGATACCAAGGGCTACCGGGATGGCAGCAGGAACACTGGCATTTTTCAGTTTGATTCCAGGACTTCCAAAAATTCCATTTATCATGATGTCGGCTTTCTTTGGCGTGTTGTTCTACCTTACAAGAAAAGAATCAATAAGACCTGCGGTTGAACGTGATTTGCAAAAACAGAAAGCAACAAAAATGAAGGATAAGGAAGAGTCTGAAGATGATTTTGAAACCTTGCTGCAGGTTGACAGGATGGGAATTGAAGTTGGATATAAATTGGTTAATTTTGTGGATCCAAAGAGGACAGGCGGAGTATTGAGCCGGATTGGCACACTGAGGAAACAGCTGGTTCGTGAATTAGGTGTAATTATTCCACCCATACGTTTAAGGGATAATTTACAACTTAATCCGAACGAGTATAACATTAAAATTAAGGGGCAGACAGTTGCAAAGGGAGAGTTGATGCCTGACAGTTATTTAGCATTGGGAGGAGATGGGCAAAAACCCATAGAAGGTATAATTACAACAGATCCAGCCTACGGTCTGCCGAGTGTCTGGGTCTCTGAATCGAAAAAAGAAGAGGCACTGTCTTTAGGTTATACGGTGATTGACCCTACCTCAGTTTTAATGACACATTTGACAGAGATTGTAAAAACACATAGCCATGAAATCGTGACAAGAGAAGACATCCAGAAATTAATTGACAATTTAAAGAAGGTATCTCCTACTTTGGTAAGCGAATTGACACCAAACGTACTTTCTTTGAGTGTGGTGCAGGAAGTAATCAGAAATCTGCTGAGAGAAAGAGCATCGATAAGAGACTTTTCAACTATCCTTGAAACACTTATAGATTTCGTACCGATTACAAAGGATCCGGAAGTTCTTACTGAATATGTGAGGCAGAGACTGTGCAGGACCTTGTGTGGGCAGTATCAAGACGATGAAAGCAAAATAAGCACGATCACTTTTGAACCCGCATTAGAGCAGGAGATTGTAAATTCTATTAAGGAGACTGGAAACAAATCTGTCCTTGCCCTGGAACCAAAATATGCACAGAGAATAATTGATGCCATTGCGGAAACGATGAAGAAACCTTTTGCATCCGGCAGTAATATTGTCTTTCTCACGTCTTCAGCAATAAGGAATCATGTGAGAAAACTTACAGAAAATCCATTACCCTATTTACCAGTTATGTCTTATAAAGAGATAGCACCTGGTGTTCAAATTAAAGCTCTCGGAGTCGTCAGTATATCAAATGAGAATTAAATCTTTTGTTGCATTTAGCGTAGAGGAAGCATTGTCAGACATCAAAAAGGAAATGGGAGAAACTTCCATAATCCTGGAAACAAGGAACATAGGTGATGACGACATAAAGGCGAAACCAGGGCAGAAGCTGGTAGAGATTGTAGCCGCTCAAATTTCAACCGGGAAGGAAAACGGTAAAAGGGAAGAGAGAAAAGAGAATGGTTGTTTCAACGAAGAAGAACATCGGTTTCCCCTGGAACAGGAAAACAGTTTTTCAGAGGTTGAGTGGCCACAAGTATGTAACGAATTGTTTTCTCTACTTTGTGAGCAGCAGGTAGAAAGGCAAAATGCCAAAGTGCTCATAACAGAAATGATGAATGAGCTGGACGGGGAAAACCTTGACAGTATTGATGTACAAAGAGAGAAAATTAAGGAGATAATCATTCGGAAAATCAAAATATCTCGTTCGAATTCCTTAAAAGATAAAACAAATAAGCCCATGGTGTTTATCGGTGCCACAGGCACAGGAAAAACGACTGTCATGTCAAAGTTGGCAAGAAAAGCGAGATTGCATTCGGGGAATGAAATATTGTTAATTAGTATAGAAAACGACTGTGTGGAAACATTAAACAGTGTAGCAATGGAAATCGGGGCAGCTGTTGCTGTTGTCGCAACACCGCAGGAATTAATGCTGGTACAAGATGAATTCAGGAGATCTACCCATCTATTTATTGAGACACCAGGAACAGGTGGTAATGACAAAAGGAGGTTATTGGCATTAAGTGAGTACACGAATGCCATTCCGAATTCTGAAATTCATCTCGTGCTCAATGCGACAACACGATTGAAAGATATAACGCCCCTTATTGTTGAACAGAAACTCATCCCGATTCACGGGCTCATTTTTACCAAGATTGATGAATCTGATACTTTTGGATCATTGCTTAATGTAGTGATGAAGTCAGATATACCTGTCTCCTATATTGCTGGCGGGAAGAGAGTTTCAGGTGATATAAAACCTGCTACAGCAGACAGGATTGCAGAAATGATACTTGGCTAGTGCTTGAACAGATGGCCTCTGGTTGTGGGAAAACTCCTATCTAGTAAATAAACTGTAATACAAAGTGTTGACGTCTTTTACCGCTATGTCAAAAAGAACATTAACAATATTAACCTGCAGGTGGACTATTTATGTCGGCATATTTGTATTCTTTGCTGCGTGTTGTCTTGGTTATGTCTCCCATGTATCGGTTGATGTCGTGGTTAAAAAGGCAATTATTGCCGGCTCTTTTCTTGGAGTTGTATTTTTTTTCTCTATGAGATGCCTGGTAAATTTAATCCCTGATGAGACTCATGCGGTCCAGGAGAAAAACATTGGTAGTGTTACCGATTCTCAGGATCAGACGGTAGAGGTTTCATCGTAACCATGGGTGCGGGATTCTGTTCTGCCAGGTAAACTGACTGTGCAGTAAGTTTCATTGTAAATTCAAATAAATCAATGGATTACTTTTGAAAGTGTTGATCCTGCCTGTGCGATGCATCCAGACGGCAGCTCAGGACACGCTTAAATCGTCTCAGTTTGAAACTGTAGGTTTTTATTGTAGTAAGGTTCAGCAGGTACTTTATTACCCAGGAGATTCAGAATGCAAGCAACTGTTATAAAAAAACAATTATCAGTATATAAAACAGAAGTTGTTGACAATACGATTCGGGATAAGCTGATAACAGAATATTTACCTCTCGTCAAATACGTGGTTGGAAGGCTCATGGTTAATGTGCCATCACATGTTGACAGAGAAGATTTGATTGAGTCCGGGATTTTAGGATTGATAGAGGCAGCTGAAAAATATGATACAAAGAAACAGGTACAGTTTAAGACGTATGCATTCCACAGGATCAGAGGATCTATTCTGGATTATCTAAGGCTGCAGGACTGGGTCCCTCGTTCAGTAAGAGAAAAGGACAATCGAATTAAAAAAACATATAATATCCTGGAACAAAGACTGAAAAGAGCTCCGCAACCAGGAGAAATAGCTGATGAATTAGGTATAAGCTATAGTGAACTTCACAAGATATTAGTAGACATAGGTTTCTGTTCATTACTGTATTTAGATGATATGAATTCAGGAAATGATGAGTATTCAAAAATGAGTGAAAACGTTCAAGACCGCAAAGCTGAAGGACCATTAGATGTGTTGGAGTCAGTGGAAGAGCAGGAGCAGTTAGAACATGCCATTACCGAACTGCATCCAAAAGAAAGGTTAGTTATTACCTTGTATTATTATGAAGAGTTGCTTTTAAGAGAAATAGCCGAAGTTATGAATCTTTCAGAATCGAGGGTTTCGCAGTTACACCATAGGGCATTGTTGGAAATCAGGACGAAAGTAAATAAAAAGAACGCAGGTAATACTGAGTAACATGGTAAGCAGGAAGTTAGGCGGAAAAAGTTGAGAAGTGGTAAGCAATCTATACGTCATGATATACTCATCTTACAATGGTTTTCGGATACAATCCGAGATAAAATTGAGCGAGTTAAGTCCCCGGCGCTTTTTGTCCGGGGATACCACCAGGATTTAGTTTCCGGTAAAACCGAAAACCAAATCGGTTTTGGTATACAAGGCAAACGTTCGGGTTTCTGAAGGCGTATACTGAGCCATTATAGATACTGAGGTGTAAATGGATAAATACATGTCAATAAATTATGATACCTTGTTAGAGAATACAAGACTGGGATACGATTTGTATTTGAAGACCTATGTTAAGGGTATACCGAGATACGTACTGTTTTATCGTGGTGATGAATCATTTGGAAATGACAGGCGACAGGAATTAATAAGGCAGAATATAAAAAAACTCTTTATAAATACAAATGATGTACAAAAGTATTTCAATTACCAGGAGAAAAACCTGCAAACCATTATAAGTGACAAGAAAAAAAGTTCTGAAGAAAAATCTCAAACAGTGTACCATGTAGCAAAATATCTGGCTATGGATCTTGCGAATGATCCAAGATCGGGGACTCACTTACGGAGAGTTACCAAGTGGGTGGATAATGCCATCAATTTCATATTTGACGATGAAAATGCATTTTCCAGTCTTGTAAAGGTGACCTCACACGATTATTATACCTATACACATTCCGTCAATTTATCTGTGTTTGGACTGCTTTTTGGTAAATATCTTTTTTTAAATCCCTATGAGCTGAAGTGTTTTGGAACAGGTTTATTACTGCATGATATCGGCAAGGTAGAAATTCCTCTAGAGATCATTAACAAACCGGGTAAGCTCACGAAAGAAGAGTTTGAAATAGTAAAAGGACATCCCGCTGCAGGTGAAAATCTTTTGGAAGATAAAAACATCGAAGAGGGAGCATTAAAAATAGTTATTGGTCATCATGAGAATTTTGATGGTACCGGATATCCTAATAGAATTGGAGGAAAGGATATCCATTTATTCGGGAGGATTGCCCGGATAATTGACGTTTATGATGCGATGACAACCAAGAGGTGTTATGCAGGTGCAAAGAGACCTTTTGCTGCCCTTATGGAGATGAAAGAACAGATGATAACTTACTTTGACCTGGAATTGTTAAAAGAGTTCATCTCTTTTCTCGGACCACACGATCCTCGGAGAAAGCCAAGAAGAGAAGATTCCTTATATGAGGCTGGAGCGGACAAATTGATATCATGATAATGACATTAATTTGTTACAGAATTATTTTTTAAGAGTTCAATAGAACAAAAAATATAGGAATAACTATGAAAGTTGAGTGTATTAGAGTCTTGTTAATAGAAGATAGCTATGACAGCGCAGAGATTTTGCGCGAAGAATTAATGGATACACATCCTAACGTGTTTGAGTTAGAACATGCTGACAGACTTTCAAATGGTTTAGAGGTACTTGGAAAAGGAGATACAGATGTTGTCCTTCTTGACATATCACTGCCCGATAGTCAAGGACTGGAGACCTTTGCCAGGGTTTATAAACACTCTCCTGATGTTCCAATTCTGGTGATGACCAATCTCGACGATGAATCTTTTGCAGTAAAGGCCGTGCAGGAAGGTGCTCAGGATTATATCGTCAAGGGGCGTGTTGACAGGAGTTTACTTGTCCGTTCAATACGATATGCAATCGAACGGCATCGGACATTAAAAGAGCTGAAGCAGGCACAGTTGAAGATGCAGCATATGGCCCATCATGACAGGCTTACCGGTCTACCGAATCGGCAGTTGTTCCTGGATATTCTCTCCAAGTCTGTAGCACGGGCAAGTCGTGACGGAAGGATGGTTGCTGTGCTGTTTCTGGACCTTGATGGTTTCAAGAGTGTTAACGACAATCTGGGGCATCTGATGGGAGATCTCCTGCTTCAGTCAGTTGCAGGAAGATTAAAGGGGTGCATACGAGAGAGTGATCTGGTTGCACGTGTTGGTGGGGACGAATTTGTTATTATTATTGATGGTATTCATTCGGTAAAAAATGTCACCAAGGTATCTCAAAAAATAGTAGATGAAACATCAAGATCTTTTTTTCTGGATGGTCAGGAACTCTTTGTTACAGCAAGCATTGGTATTAGTCTCTATCCTCATGACAGTTCGGATATGGAGACTCTTGTGAAAAATGCTGATTTTGCCATGTACATTGCGAAAAGACAGGGGAAAAATAACTATCATTATTATCTTTCCGAGCTAAATGAAAAAGACACAAAAGAGAAGAAAGCAAATTTGCGATCTGTCTGTAATGGAAAGAAAAAAAGAGAAAGTAAGTGTGCAAAAAAGGAAAAATTTAACGATTCATGAGGGAAAAATTAACGGGGTTGATCCGGAAATTATTTTTTTACCGGTTAATGAGCACAAACATTATTACTGGAGGAAAATTTGTAAGCCGTACAATAATTTTGTCTTATGATTTATTTTTTTGTCTTAATTAGATTTTTGAAGAATGTTTGGCCAGGTAATTGCTCATATTGAAAATCGTGTGAGAGGATAATAAGATCAGGGTTTAATTGGTCCGTGTAGCTTTTTACCGGTTTCTCAATTGTTCGGACTATTTGTTGCGGGTTATATCTTTGTCCAATGAATTTGAGAATTGTGTTGTTTTCAATTTTCAAATCGGATGTGAAGGTAAGATTCGGTAGAGAATTTACCAGAAGATTCAGAATCGGAAGGGGTATAAAATGATTACAAGACGATGCAAAATCAATCTGATATCACAACGCTGCCGTATTGGTCTAACAGTAATGGATTTGGTTGCCATATTTATGGATGAAGCGAATGCTATTTGCAAGAACAAGAGCATGGCAAAGGAGATCGCTCTGGAATCGTTAGGGGAGTACATAAAGAAAAATGTAGGCAACATAAAGGTTATTGCCAGAAAGAGGTGAATCGATGATAACTATTGAAAAAGCTAATTTGTCCAGAAGCAGGAGCAACAAAAATGGCTGGGGATCTGATGTCTTGGAAATAAAGAAGAATTTCTTCAGCAGTAAAGAAGAGCAGAGAATCGGGATTGCTTTGACTTCTGTATTTGACCTTAAACGTTTGTATCGATTAATAATTGAAATAACAACACACATATTAAAAGTGAGAAATGCCTCTTTAATGATAGTAGAAGGAGGTATTCTCCGTATAAGAGGATCGAAACATCTTCCAGAAGCAGTCATGGAACAGTGTAGGCAGGGAATCGGTGAGGGCATATCGGGCAGCGTAGCCTTAAAGGGGGAATATCTGGTTATTGATAACATAGAAGATGATATGAGATTTGGGAAAAGGAATGGAAACCTGTACTCCTGTAAATCCCTTTTGTCTATGCCCATGATTCATAATAATGAAGTGATAGGGGTGATTAATGTAAGCGATAAGATGGACAAAAAAGTTTTTTTCGATAGTGATATTGAAATGCTTAAGGTTATTTCAAAATATTCGACCCTTGCAATTCGAAACATTCTTTTGGTTGAAAGATCAAAAAAACGTTCAATCATAGATG is drawn from Candidatus Scalindua sp. and contains these coding sequences:
- the fliP gene encoding flagellar type III secretion system pore protein FliP (The bacterial flagellar biogenesis protein FliP forms a type III secretion system (T3SS)-type pore required for flagellar assembly.) gives rise to the protein MNSIFRTLSSLMLLCGTFILFPQLTDAGETPDSPLSMTINMGDLSKPKELVSVVKIFLLMTSLTILPGLLLVMTSFTRIIIVLSFARRALSFQQMPPNQILIGMALFITYFVMAPVFTQINDNAIQPFIKEEIQQKEALDIGLGSLRIFMSRQTREKDIALFYNISKMDRPSSLEAVPTHILIPAFVLSELKTAFQMGFVVYLPFIVIDLVVASVLTSMGMFMLPPMMISVPFKVVLFVLVDGWHLVIQSLVSSIR
- the flhA gene encoding flagellar biosynthesis protein FlhA, whose amino-acid sequence is MRRKEFNENGITMNAIFKHSEYGLAIGVVCILIVLIIPLPTFLLDILLTVNISLSFLVLLVSLHVKKALEISSFPSLLLFLTLFRLALNVASTRLILMNGDAGGVIASFGNFVVGGNVVIGMVIFLILTVIQFVVITKGATRVAEVAARFTLDAMPGKQMSIDADLNSGVITEHEARERREDIAHEAEFYGSMDGAGKFVSGDAIAGIIITLVNIAGGMIIGGFMQGMRISDSLSTYTILTVGDGLVSQIPSLLNATSAALLITKASSKANLGNELSKQLLTIPRATGMAAGTLAFFSLIPGLPKIPFIMMSAFFGVLFYLTRKESIRPAVERDLQKQKATKMKDKEESEDDFETLLQVDRMGIEVGYKLVNFVDPKRTGGVLSRIGTLRKQLVRELGVIIPPIRLRDNLQLNPNEYNIKIKGQTVAKGELMPDSYLALGGDGQKPIEGIITTDPAYGLPSVWVSESKKEEALSLGYTVIDPTSVLMTHLTEIVKTHSHEIVTREDIQKLIDNLKKVSPTLVSELTPNVLSLSVVQEVIRNLLRERASIRDFSTILETLIDFVPITKDPEVLTEYVRQRLCRTLCGQYQDDESKISTITFEPALEQEIVNSIKETGNKSVLALEPKYAQRIIDAIAETMKKPFASGSNIVFLTSSAIRNHVRKLTENPLPYLPVMSYKEIAPGVQIKALGVVSISNEN
- the fliQ gene encoding flagellar biosynthesis protein FliQ, whose translation is MGQDIVIDLGRQTLWITLLLIGPLIGTALVIGLLVGIFQAATSIQEQTLTFLPKLFGVIGVFVFAMPWFLEKLLAFTSALLRNLFNYSF
- a CDS encoding flagellar biosynthetic protein FliR, with the protein product MLFFSPIFNQVSMPIMVKIGLAVVVSIVIFPVVDSTGFMLPGSLIAFILIIFKEIAIGFVIGYGATLMFGAFVVAGDLISGEIGLQMAEMSDPMFGGEVNQISQLIQMLGFLLLLAINGHYWVINALSLSYKTVPITEFFWSGATMSKILMLFQGVFISAIKLAAPLMIIMSLIVVVTGIISRATPEIGILMIIFPLKILVGILILAVTFPFMVRTMEHLLNALRKDLFGLVGGM
- the flhB gene encoding flagellar biosynthesis protein FlhB, whose translation is MASFEEKTEAATPKRLRDARSKGNVAKSQDFNTATILLSGILIVYYLGGSMMGYMKDTMSSLLGNIFYETFDTSTLQTLMIDVSSRNVKGVLPVLGGIMIVGVISSFAQVGVNYSPKALIPNFKKFNPVTGIKNIVSKRSLVKLAMSLVKISIMGGVAYISIRKDLDPLMELVSMRIEGIFQSASSLIFAMTLKITIILLILSLIDFLYQRWQHAKDQRMTKTEVKQESKQSEGDPLIKSRIKSAQREMSNKRMMNAIPEADVIVTNPTHYAVALKYKADTMNAPTVIAKGVDFLALKIIEIAKKNDVPTVEDKILARILYSTVEIEQEIPPDLFQAVAKVLSYVYQLRNMIGR
- a CDS encoding FliA/WhiG family RNA polymerase sigma factor encodes the protein MQATVIKKQLSVYKTEVVDNTIRDKLITEYLPLVKYVVGRLMVNVPSHVDREDLIESGILGLIEAAEKYDTKKQVQFKTYAFHRIRGSILDYLRLQDWVPRSVREKDNRIKKTYNILEQRLKRAPQPGEIADELGISYSELHKILVDIGFCSLLYLDDMNSGNDEYSKMSENVQDRKAEGPLDVLESVEEQEQLEHAITELHPKERLVITLYYYEELLLREIAEVMNLSESRVSQLHHRALLEIRTKVNKKNAGNTE
- a CDS encoding DEAD/DEAH box helicase family protein, which produces MRIKSFVAFSVEEALSDIKKEMGETSIILETRNIGDDDIKAKPGQKLVEIVAAQISTGKENGKREERKENGCFNEEEHRFPLEQENSFSEVEWPQVCNELFSLLCEQQVERQNAKVLITEMMNELDGENLDSIDVQREKIKEIIIRKIKISRSNSLKDKTNKPMVFIGATGTGKTTVMSKLARKARLHSGNEILLISIENDCVETLNSVAMEIGAAVAVVATPQELMLVQDEFRRSTHLFIETPGTGGNDKRRLLALSEYTNAIPNSEIHLVLNATTRLKDITPLIVEQKLIPIHGLIFTKIDESDTFGSLLNVVMKSDIPVSYIAGGKRVSGDIKPATADRIAEMILG
- a CDS encoding HD domain-containing protein, which codes for MSINYDTLLENTRLGYDLYLKTYVKGIPRYVLFYRGDESFGNDRRQELIRQNIKKLFINTNDVQKYFNYQEKNLQTIISDKKKSSEEKSQTVYHVAKYLAMDLANDPRSGTHLRRVTKWVDNAINFIFDDENAFSSLVKVTSHDYYTYTHSVNLSVFGLLFGKYLFLNPYELKCFGTGLLLHDIGKVEIPLEIINKPGKLTKEEFEIVKGHPAAGENLLEDKNIEEGALKIVIGHHENFDGTGYPNRIGGKDIHLFGRIARIIDVYDAMTTKRCYAGAKRPFAALMEMKEQMITYFDLELLKEFISFLGPHDPRRKPRREDSLYEAGADKLIS
- a CDS encoding diguanylate cyclase response regulator — protein: MKVECIRVLLIEDSYDSAEILREELMDTHPNVFELEHADRLSNGLEVLGKGDTDVVLLDISLPDSQGLETFARVYKHSPDVPILVMTNLDDESFAVKAVQEGAQDYIVKGRVDRSLLVRSIRYAIERHRTLKELKQAQLKMQHMAHHDRLTGLPNRQLFLDILSKSVARASRDGRMVAVLFLDLDGFKSVNDNLGHLMGDLLLQSVAGRLKGCIRESDLVARVGGDEFVIIIDGIHSVKNVTKVSQKIVDETSRSFFLDGQELFVTASIGISLYPHDSSDMETLVKNADFAMYIAKRQGKNNYHYYLSELNEKDTKEKKANLRSVCNGKKKRESKCAKKEKFNDS